From the Nonlabens marinus S1-08 genome, one window contains:
- the fabG gene encoding 3-oxoacyl-[acyl-carrier-protein] reductase — protein sequence MKLLEGKNVIITGASRGIGSGIARMFAQHGANVAFTYSSSEAPALELEKELTDLGVKSKAYKSNAADFKEAHELIDQITKDFDSIDVLINNAGITKDNLLMRISEEDFDKVIEVNLKSVFNMTKAVQRTMLKQRSGSIINMSSVVGVKGNAGQTNYAASKAGIIGFTKSVALELGSRNIRCNAIAPGFIETEMTGKLNEETVQSWREAIPLKRGGTPEDVANACVFLASDLSAYVTGQTLHVDGGMLT from the coding sequence ATGAAACTTTTGGAAGGAAAAAATGTGATCATCACTGGTGCCAGTAGAGGTATAGGTAGTGGAATCGCTAGAATGTTTGCACAACACGGCGCTAATGTCGCTTTTACTTACAGCAGCTCTGAAGCTCCTGCTCTAGAACTGGAAAAGGAATTGACTGACCTAGGCGTTAAGTCGAAAGCTTACAAGAGTAACGCAGCAGACTTTAAGGAAGCACACGAACTCATTGATCAAATCACCAAAGATTTTGATTCCATTGACGTATTAATTAATAATGCTGGAATCACTAAAGACAATCTTCTAATGCGCATCAGCGAGGAGGATTTTGATAAGGTCATTGAAGTGAATCTTAAATCAGTTTTCAACATGACTAAAGCTGTACAGCGTACCATGTTGAAACAACGTTCTGGAAGCATCATTAATATGAGCAGTGTGGTAGGTGTTAAAGGTAATGCAGGTCAAACCAACTATGCAGCGAGTAAAGCTGGTATTATCGGCTTTACAAAGTCAGTCGCTTTGGAATTAGGCTCTAGAAATATACGCTGTAACGCCATTGCTCCAGGATTTATTGAGACTGAAATGACCGGCAAGCTTAATGAAGAAACTGTTCAAAGTTGGAGAGAAGCTATTCCTCTAAAGAGAGGTGGAACTCCTGAAGATGTAGCAAATGCTTGTGTGTTTTTAGCAAGTGATTTAAGTGCCTATGTGACGGGTCAGACTCTGCATGTAGATGGAGGAATGCTTACCTAA
- a CDS encoding vWA domain-containing protein: MIWIWLTLAACAAIIIALIQYNYLFSRARDKRKPWFAVLRAITVFSILVLFISPKFESTSYQTLKPQLVVMVDNSISIEQLGMSDALNTDVLNIKNDSELNKKFEVLFYNFDASVTPSDSLSFNGKSTDISKAISEPQELYRDRNKSIVLLTDGNQTVGKSYQYEKLDRKTHLYPIVYGDTTNYPDLKINQLNVNRFSYLKNEYPVEVFLSYSGTDDVSTTFKIEEGNTTLHQESVRFNSAQKSAVLNFNLTSNSVGLHKMVAQVETLPQEKNTSNNKRDFAVEVIDQQSKILLLTTTIHPDIAAIKNAIESNQQRKLTIKNINDPVDINEFNMVILYGYNSAFAKANSTIKTLNKNTWIVLGTKPDISFLNRNNEAFQIENYPQFDDVQPIVNEAYPNFNLESFNFDGYPPVQSPFGQITASTTLQPLMFKQIGNVKTQQPLWFTYDLGTTRHAVFAGSGLWRWRTQNYLDSKDFRNFDELINSQIQYLSSNKKRDRLSIDYKTFYYENDRILISAQYLNDNYEFKDDGILNIQLTNADTKEHIIRPLVISNYNYLVDLSGLPAGSYEFLITASNEKLTRSGNFNILEFDIENQFVNANYQGLQTIATDNNLFFPRQIQELKEVLLKDSLMQDVERQEVSYQSLIDWKLLMGIILTLLAIEWFLRKYNGLI, translated from the coding sequence ATGATCTGGATCTGGTTGACGCTCGCAGCTTGCGCAGCTATCATTATTGCTTTGATCCAGTACAATTATTTGTTCTCTAGAGCAAGAGACAAAAGAAAACCGTGGTTTGCCGTTTTACGGGCGATCACGGTTTTTTCTATTTTGGTTTTATTCATTTCTCCTAAGTTTGAAAGTACCAGCTACCAAACCTTAAAGCCTCAGCTTGTGGTAATGGTGGATAATAGCATCTCCATAGAACAGCTAGGAATGAGTGATGCCTTAAACACTGATGTATTGAACATTAAGAATGACAGCGAGCTCAATAAGAAATTTGAAGTACTTTTCTATAATTTTGATGCGTCTGTTACCCCAAGTGATAGCCTTTCTTTCAATGGAAAATCTACCGATATTTCTAAAGCTATTTCAGAACCACAAGAGCTCTACAGGGACAGAAATAAATCAATTGTACTACTTACTGACGGGAATCAGACGGTGGGTAAGAGCTATCAATATGAAAAGCTAGATCGCAAAACGCATTTGTATCCTATTGTTTATGGTGATACCACAAACTATCCAGATTTAAAAATCAACCAACTTAATGTCAATCGTTTCAGCTATTTGAAGAATGAGTATCCAGTAGAGGTTTTTCTCAGTTACTCAGGAACTGACGATGTAAGTACTACTTTCAAAATAGAAGAAGGCAATACGACCTTACATCAAGAATCGGTTCGGTTTAACTCAGCTCAAAAGTCGGCCGTTCTTAATTTCAATTTAACGAGTAATTCAGTAGGACTTCATAAGATGGTGGCACAAGTGGAGACCTTGCCTCAGGAAAAAAACACGAGTAATAATAAACGTGATTTTGCGGTCGAGGTAATCGATCAACAATCTAAAATTCTATTGCTCACCACAACAATTCATCCAGATATTGCTGCGATAAAGAATGCTATTGAAAGTAATCAGCAACGTAAGCTAACTATCAAGAACATCAACGATCCTGTCGATATCAATGAGTTCAATATGGTGATACTTTATGGGTATAATTCCGCTTTCGCGAAAGCGAACTCTACCATCAAAACTCTTAACAAGAACACCTGGATTGTTCTAGGAACTAAGCCGGATATTTCTTTTTTGAATCGAAATAACGAAGCTTTCCAGATTGAAAATTACCCTCAGTTTGATGATGTGCAACCTATTGTGAATGAGGCATACCCGAACTTTAATCTCGAGTCCTTCAATTTTGATGGGTACCCGCCAGTGCAATCACCCTTTGGCCAGATTACTGCGAGTACAACTTTACAACCTTTAATGTTTAAGCAAATAGGGAATGTGAAGACGCAACAGCCACTGTGGTTTACTTACGACTTAGGGACCACAAGACATGCTGTTTTTGCAGGAAGCGGTTTATGGCGATGGCGCACTCAAAACTATCTTGACTCTAAGGATTTTAGGAATTTTGATGAGTTGATCAATTCTCAAATCCAATATTTATCCAGTAATAAAAAGCGGGATCGCTTGAGTATTGACTATAAGACCTTCTATTATGAGAATGACCGCATCTTGATTTCAGCCCAATACTTAAATGACAATTATGAATTTAAAGATGATGGGATTCTTAATATTCAACTAACAAATGCAGATACTAAAGAGCATATCATCAGGCCGTTAGTAATTTCAAATTATAATTATTTAGTTGATTTAAGCGGGTTGCCTGCTGGATCTTATGAGTTTTTAATAACCGCTTCAAATGAGAAACTAACACGTTCTGGCAACTTTAATATTTTAGAATTTGATATTGAAAACCAGTTTGTAAATGCAAATTACCAAGGATTACAAACTATCGCTACTGATAACAATTTGTTCTTTCCACGACAAATACAAGAATTAAAAGAAGTATTGCTTAAGGATTCTTTAATGCAAGATGTGGAAAGGCAGGAAGTCTCTTACCAATCTTTGATTGATTGGAAGTTATTGATGGGTATTATCCTTACCTTACTCGCGATAGAATGGTTCTTAAGAAAATACAACGGACTTATTTAA
- a CDS encoding prohibitin family protein, which produces MERLSRAAIFAIVGVILFIIVIIKSSVVVEAGQAGVLFRPFSDGIDTENTYGEGFHIIAPWNDMIIYPVRQLSISDKMRVLSVNGLEVSVDGTVWYQPEYDKLPFLHKEKGRNYESEILAPAISAAARSVVGRYTPEQLYSSKRDVIQAEILDEVRKELKTQYVQVNRVLVEDVTLPTKIKEAIERKLRQEQESLEYEFRLAKATKEAERQKIDAEGKAVANKILSASLTDKILTEKGIEATLRLAESPNSKVVVVGSGDSGLPIILGNQ; this is translated from the coding sequence ATGGAAAGATTATCTAGAGCTGCGATTTTTGCGATCGTAGGAGTTATTTTATTTATTATAGTCATTATTAAAAGTTCTGTGGTGGTAGAAGCAGGGCAAGCTGGAGTTCTGTTTAGACCGTTCAGTGATGGTATTGATACTGAAAACACCTATGGTGAGGGATTTCATATCATTGCTCCATGGAATGACATGATCATTTATCCTGTTAGACAGTTATCTATCAGTGATAAAATGAGAGTACTTTCAGTCAATGGTCTTGAAGTTTCAGTGGATGGAACCGTATGGTACCAACCAGAATATGACAAACTGCCTTTTTTACATAAGGAGAAAGGGCGCAACTATGAAAGCGAAATCCTTGCACCAGCAATTAGTGCTGCAGCACGTAGTGTGGTAGGAAGATACACACCAGAGCAACTGTATTCCAGTAAGCGTGATGTAATTCAAGCAGAGATATTAGACGAAGTGCGTAAAGAATTGAAAACTCAATATGTGCAGGTTAATCGCGTGCTTGTAGAAGACGTCACTTTACCGACTAAAATTAAAGAAGCAATTGAGCGTAAACTGCGTCAGGAACAAGAGTCATTAGAGTACGAATTCCGCCTTGCTAAAGCAACTAAAGAAGCAGAACGTCAAAAGATTGATGCAGAAGGTAAGGCTGTTGCTAATAAAATCTTAAGCGCATCGCTAACCGACAAGATCCTTACGGAAAAAGGTATTGAAGCTACCTTAAGACTAGCAGAATCTCCTAATTCTAAAGTAGTCGTGGTAGGATCAGGTGACAGTGGATTGCCCATCATCTTAGGCAATCAATAG
- a CDS encoding OmpA family protein: MKSFFGGLLVFLMYAVACIAILEFAVPSLSTDLFATTDENQTNNSLKDSFQTDDVVFEDIEGSVLDEKEDSLLIENEPMLSDSTIVGSETGTDVFNPEPVVQTSDYTAPTKFNIILPNGRSLIECNEFATVYKGLEKVKIPFACREYGLSIKKYLEENLGTTLQITGFADPSESASIGKFRAEYVKRLLSTTGIVADRMITTGAIKNLNIEKGYVDGGIHMEIKGNATNASAGFATPGSPSVKTPVNKETNSGSNTVLASKKFTTGFQGSYFYGDQKFTAYTSEIKKVLDQNPGSKVYAYSYTTTDGDNEENFAISRDNASTVRKLLIQSGITANKIQSVARGGKKSGTSGANRSIILIVK; the protein is encoded by the coding sequence GTGAAAAGTTTTTTTGGTGGTTTATTGGTTTTTCTCATGTATGCTGTAGCATGCATTGCCATACTTGAGTTTGCAGTACCAAGTTTATCCACTGACTTGTTTGCTACAACCGACGAAAATCAAACTAACAATTCTTTAAAGGATTCCTTTCAAACGGATGATGTAGTCTTTGAAGATATCGAAGGCTCAGTTCTCGATGAGAAAGAAGATAGTTTATTGATTGAAAATGAACCAATGCTTTCAGATTCTACCATAGTAGGTTCAGAAACAGGTACAGATGTTTTTAATCCTGAACCTGTCGTTCAAACTTCTGATTATACAGCTCCTACTAAATTCAACATTATATTACCTAATGGTCGTTCATTAATCGAATGTAACGAGTTCGCCACGGTCTATAAGGGGTTAGAGAAAGTGAAAATACCTTTTGCATGTAGAGAGTATGGTCTTTCAATTAAGAAATATCTAGAGGAAAACTTAGGAACTACCTTACAAATTACAGGGTTTGCTGATCCTTCAGAATCCGCCTCTATTGGAAAATTTAGAGCAGAATATGTAAAGCGTTTGTTGAGTACTACTGGGATTGTCGCAGATAGAATGATAACTACTGGTGCCATTAAAAATCTTAATATAGAAAAGGGATACGTTGACGGCGGCATTCATATGGAAATAAAAGGGAATGCTACCAATGCCTCTGCAGGCTTTGCTACTCCAGGAAGCCCTAGCGTTAAGACACCGGTAAATAAAGAAACCAACAGTGGCTCTAATACTGTATTGGCCAGTAAAAAGTTCACAACTGGCTTTCAGGGCAGCTACTTTTATGGTGATCAAAAATTCACCGCTTATACCTCTGAAATCAAGAAAGTATTGGATCAAAATCCAGGAAGCAAAGTGTACGCTTATAGTTATACCACTACAGATGGTGATAATGAGGAGAATTTTGCGATATCACGTGATAATGCCAGTACTGTGAGAAAGTTATTGATACAATCGGGAATTACAGCTAATAAAATTCAGTCTGTAGCGCGAGGCGGTAAAAAATCAGGAACATCTGGTGCGAACCGTTCTATTATCCTAATCGTGAAATAA
- a CDS encoding thiol-disulfide oxidoreductase DCC family protein: protein MEKKTILFDGVCNLCNKAVTFIIDHDPKDQFRFAALQSDVGVKLLDQHGIDPQEIDSIVLLENDEVHIKASAALRIAKNLSGAWPLLYAFVVLPKFLTNSVYDFIARNRYDWFGKKDNCMIPTPELKSKFLDN, encoded by the coding sequence ATGGAAAAGAAAACAATCCTTTTTGATGGTGTATGTAACCTCTGCAATAAAGCAGTCACTTTCATTATTGATCATGATCCTAAAGATCAATTTAGATTTGCAGCGTTACAAAGCGATGTAGGCGTTAAATTATTAGATCAGCATGGAATTGATCCTCAGGAAATTGACAGCATTGTTTTACTAGAGAATGATGAAGTGCATATCAAAGCTAGTGCTGCCTTAAGGATCGCCAAAAACCTATCAGGTGCCTGGCCTTTACTTTATGCATTTGTGGTTTTACCTAAGTTTTTGACCAATTCCGTTTACGATTTTATCGCTCGCAATAGATACGATTGGTTTGGAAAAAAAGACAACTGTATGATTCCTACACCTGAATTGAAGTCAAAATTCCTTGACAACTAA
- a CDS encoding endonuclease MutS2 — MRKISKKTLQDIEFDKVIKQATVYCSTEDGKDRMANVVPYPETSDIKNSLAQTHEYLSSYTTEFSIPNHGFDPIDRELQLLGIENSILEKESIRRLVTLPRSVNDHIRFFKKTEEHFPKLATRTNEIPLNTEIPERVDAVLDRFGEIKDDASPVLKDLRREMNSVRGQLNGSFGAALTHYLKLEYLDEIRESVVENRRVLAVRSMHRRKVKGKIMGSSKTGSITYIEPERVLTLSRKLSELEIEEHEEIQRILKELTDFMRYFEEDFEIYREYLSATDVISAKAKYARKIHGVLPMITENRELDLVDAYHPLLWVANQERGEKTYPQSIQLTPNNRIIVISGPNAGGKSITLKTIGLLQVMTQAGMLIPVHEKSRVCFFDNILTDIGDNQSIDNHLSTYSYRLKNMRGFLRKADDKTLFLIDEFGTGSDPELGGALAESMLEEMYSRKSYGIITTHYTNLKMLANELPEMTNANMLFDARSLEPIYQLQLGEAGSSFTFEVAQKNGIPYSLINKAKKKVERGKIRFDKSIAALQKERSDLRRNNESLRTKEVQATQKANKLEDTQDRVQQKLEDFQELYDKNQRQIQLGKKFDQLAKDFHNNKKKRLLLDELMKMVITENVKRQPLAKKKAEAKKAQGKQKQVENEVIQKVTKIREQRKAVPKQEVVVEKPVHEFKIDERVRLIDSKSIGTIDSIEKGKATVNYGMFTTLVSLEQLEPVKK; from the coding sequence ATGAGGAAAATTTCTAAAAAGACCTTGCAGGATATTGAGTTTGACAAGGTCATCAAACAAGCCACGGTTTATTGCAGTACTGAAGACGGTAAAGACCGTATGGCAAATGTGGTTCCCTATCCAGAAACCAGTGACATCAAAAATTCACTAGCGCAAACCCACGAGTATTTATCCTCTTATACCACTGAGTTTTCCATACCTAATCATGGATTTGACCCCATAGATCGGGAGTTACAGTTGCTAGGAATTGAGAACAGTATTTTAGAAAAAGAAAGCATTCGTAGGCTGGTAACCCTTCCTAGGTCAGTCAATGATCACATACGTTTTTTCAAAAAAACTGAAGAGCATTTCCCTAAGCTTGCCACTAGAACCAATGAAATCCCATTAAATACTGAGATTCCAGAGCGTGTAGATGCGGTGCTAGATCGGTTTGGAGAAATTAAGGATGATGCCTCACCTGTATTGAAAGATCTGCGTAGGGAAATGAACAGCGTTCGTGGGCAGCTCAATGGGAGCTTTGGAGCAGCCTTAACGCATTATCTTAAGTTAGAGTATCTCGATGAAATCCGAGAAAGTGTCGTAGAAAACCGTCGCGTCCTCGCCGTTCGTTCCATGCACCGCCGCAAGGTAAAGGGAAAGATCATGGGCAGTTCCAAGACCGGTAGCATCACTTATATAGAACCAGAGCGCGTGTTAACGCTTTCGCGAAAGCTGTCTGAACTCGAGATTGAAGAACACGAGGAAATACAGCGCATTCTCAAAGAGTTGACTGATTTTATGAGGTACTTTGAAGAGGATTTTGAAATCTATAGAGAGTATCTGTCGGCAACCGATGTAATTTCAGCCAAAGCCAAGTATGCTCGTAAGATTCATGGCGTGCTGCCTATGATTACTGAAAATCGAGAATTAGATCTAGTAGATGCCTATCACCCATTATTGTGGGTAGCAAATCAAGAGCGTGGGGAAAAAACATACCCACAAAGTATACAGTTGACGCCTAACAATCGCATTATCGTCATCTCAGGTCCTAATGCTGGAGGTAAATCGATTACTCTTAAGACAATTGGGTTACTGCAGGTTATGACCCAGGCAGGAATGCTCATTCCTGTTCATGAAAAAAGTAGGGTTTGTTTTTTTGATAATATACTTACAGACATAGGAGATAATCAAAGTATTGATAATCATCTAAGTACCTACAGTTATCGTTTAAAAAATATGCGCGGCTTTTTACGTAAAGCAGATGATAAAACTTTATTCCTTATTGATGAATTCGGTACAGGGTCTGATCCTGAATTGGGAGGTGCTTTAGCGGAGAGTATGCTGGAAGAAATGTATTCTCGCAAATCCTATGGAATTATAACAACGCACTACACAAACCTCAAAATGCTGGCCAACGAATTGCCAGAAATGACCAATGCTAATATGTTGTTTGATGCACGTTCCTTAGAACCTATATATCAGCTGCAATTAGGTGAAGCTGGGAGTTCATTCACATTTGAAGTGGCACAAAAAAATGGAATCCCCTACTCACTCATAAATAAGGCAAAGAAAAAGGTAGAGCGAGGTAAAATACGTTTTGACAAATCGATTGCTGCGTTGCAAAAGGAACGTTCTGATTTAAGGCGTAATAATGAATCATTGAGGACTAAAGAGGTTCAAGCCACTCAGAAGGCTAATAAACTTGAAGACACTCAAGATCGCGTACAGCAAAAATTGGAAGATTTTCAAGAGCTCTATGATAAAAATCAGCGGCAAATACAGCTTGGTAAAAAGTTTGATCAACTAGCTAAGGATTTTCATAACAATAAGAAGAAGCGACTTTTATTAGATGAGTTGATGAAAATGGTGATCACTGAAAATGTAAAAAGGCAACCGCTTGCTAAGAAAAAGGCAGAGGCCAAAAAAGCACAGGGAAAACAAAAGCAGGTAGAAAATGAAGTCATCCAAAAAGTGACTAAAATTCGAGAGCAACGCAAAGCCGTTCCTAAACAAGAAGTGGTGGTTGAAAAGCCGGTTCACGAGTTCAAAATTGACGAACGGGTGCGTTTAATCGACTCAAAATCTATTGGTACCATTGATTCTATTGAAAAAGGAAAAGCTACAGTTAATTATGGCATGTTTACTACCTTAGTAAGTCTAGAGCAATTAGAACCAGTCAAGAAATAA
- the ung gene encoding uracil-DNA glycosylase: protein MPIKIDESWKELLREEFSQEYFEQLIEFVTAEYKRTTCYPPGSKIFAAFDRTPFEQVKVVIIGQDPYHGPGQANGLCFSVADGVAHPPSLMNIFKEQQKDLNNQYPNSGNLESWADQGVLLLNTVLTVEQGKAGSHQNKGWERFTDQVIKTLSNEREQLVFLLWGGFAKGKLKLIDEKKHFVLTSGHPSPLSANRGYWFGNKHFSRTNRYLQEKGKEPINW from the coding sequence ATGCCCATAAAAATCGATGAGAGTTGGAAAGAACTATTGCGAGAAGAATTTAGCCAAGAGTATTTTGAGCAACTGATTGAATTCGTCACTGCGGAATATAAGCGTACCACCTGTTACCCGCCGGGTAGCAAGATATTTGCGGCATTTGATCGTACACCCTTTGAGCAAGTTAAAGTGGTCATTATAGGGCAAGATCCTTATCATGGTCCTGGACAAGCTAATGGTTTATGCTTCTCAGTTGCTGATGGGGTAGCGCATCCACCATCGTTGATGAATATTTTTAAAGAACAGCAAAAAGATCTTAATAATCAGTACCCTAATTCTGGAAACCTAGAAAGTTGGGCAGATCAAGGCGTATTATTACTGAATACCGTGCTCACCGTAGAACAGGGAAAGGCTGGAAGTCACCAGAATAAAGGCTGGGAGCGCTTTACTGATCAAGTCATCAAGACCTTGTCTAATGAGCGCGAACAATTGGTTTTCCTTTTATGGGGTGGCTTTGCCAAGGGTAAATTAAAATTAATTGATGAGAAAAAACACTTTGTATTGACCAGTGGCCATCCTTCACCATTGAGTGCTAATCGCGGCTATTGGTTTGGAAATAAACATTTCTCTAGGACTAATCGATACTTGCAGGAAAAAGGCAAGGAGCCGATCAATTGGTAA
- a CDS encoding substrate-binding domain-containing protein — protein sequence MTTITIGGVPEHFNLPWHLALEDNAFAKANIDLQWQDIPEGTGRMCQSLRDGELDVACILTDGIVKDIIAGNPSKILQVYVESPLLWGVHAPASLIAEDTAQLIDPVIAISRYGSGSHLMSYLLARRHDWNPKTLKFELVNTLDGAVKSLSAGEAQLFLWERYMTQPYVDQGIFKRLETIATPWPSFVIAATDNCIAEKEEALIKMIQIINTYSLDFKHIPSIDRTIASHYDLQVGDVQQWLLRTEFTDQQLKAKTVAKINKQFQAVGISKEEITLEKLIYDLPFPDEEE from the coding sequence ATGACAACCATTACCATAGGCGGCGTTCCTGAACACTTCAATCTTCCATGGCACTTAGCTCTAGAGGATAACGCTTTCGCGAAAGCGAACATCGACTTACAGTGGCAAGACATACCAGAAGGTACCGGTCGCATGTGCCAATCTTTAAGGGATGGAGAACTAGACGTAGCCTGTATTTTAACTGATGGGATTGTCAAGGATATAATTGCTGGAAATCCATCCAAAATCTTGCAGGTATATGTTGAATCCCCTTTATTATGGGGTGTCCATGCGCCTGCAAGTCTAATTGCAGAAGATACCGCACAGCTTATTGATCCAGTAATTGCCATTAGTCGCTATGGTAGTGGCTCTCATTTGATGAGCTACCTTCTCGCAAGAAGGCACGACTGGAACCCAAAAACTTTAAAGTTTGAGTTGGTAAATACGTTAGATGGTGCTGTAAAATCCCTAAGTGCTGGAGAAGCGCAATTGTTCCTATGGGAACGCTATATGACACAGCCTTATGTGGATCAAGGGATATTTAAAAGGCTAGAAACCATTGCTACTCCATGGCCTAGTTTTGTGATCGCTGCAACGGATAACTGTATTGCTGAGAAGGAAGAAGCATTGATTAAAATGATTCAAATAATAAACACCTACTCACTTGATTTCAAACACATTCCAAGTATCGACCGAACCATTGCTTCACATTACGATTTGCAGGTAGGAGATGTTCAACAATGGTTGCTACGAACTGAATTTACAGACCAACAACTGAAAGCAAAAACCGTTGCAAAAATTAACAAACAGTTTCAAGCGGTGGGAATTTCTAAAGAAGAAATCACGCTTGAAAAACTCATATACGACTTACCATTTCCAGACGAGGAGGAATAA
- the ppk1 gene encoding polyphosphate kinase 1: MEPIKEYPYQHRDINWLSFNDRVLQEAADQSNPLYERLKFIAIFSSNLDEYFRVRVSQLRQLKRVDKNLRKKLALRPSKFVKQLLKKVGEQQHQLGDIFFDQIVPELAANHIHLLTASKLKSDFSKEVAEYFKKNLKNKLDSQYVEASKSSDIFLKNQSLYFLVTFKNENRYGVVEIPSTEQDRFISLGQKDEEHYLCFLDDIIKLQLKNIFPDEEVVDSYSIKLSRDAELYLDQDLEGELADKIYESLQQRTDGQPTRFLYDERIPKEVIKNIRKSLGLGKIDMVSGGTYHNFHDFFGFPDPTDNEELHAPDLRTIEHKALHGKDYFDVIKQKDQLVHFPFMSFDYVQRFIDQSALDPKVEHIKISLYRVADESALTDSLLTALENGKKVTVFVEAKARFDEENNIKWGRIFEEHGATVIYSYPKIKVHSKVLLVLRKENGKLRRYAYIGTGNFNAKTSKIYCDHGLFTAHKGITKDLLRVFQVLEGDLIIPRAKHLLISPFTTRRTFEELIRREIDSAQSGKTAKITAKMNQLEDQGMINLLYKASQAGVEIRLIVRGFTCLVPGLEGISENIEMTSIVDRFLEHGRIYKFHNNGEPLIFMGSADWMSRNLDRRIEVLTPIYDNDVYLELDQILKIQLQDNIKARMHTPEEDNPMVDEEASDIVRSQQEIYKYLKKKHKHNS, encoded by the coding sequence TTGGAACCCATAAAAGAATACCCATACCAGCATAGAGACATCAATTGGCTGAGTTTTAATGATCGAGTCTTGCAAGAAGCAGCTGATCAAAGCAACCCTTTGTATGAACGACTCAAGTTTATCGCCATTTTCTCTTCTAATCTGGACGAATATTTTAGGGTTCGAGTATCGCAATTGCGACAATTAAAAAGGGTTGACAAAAATTTGCGTAAAAAACTGGCTTTAAGACCTTCTAAATTTGTCAAGCAACTTCTCAAAAAAGTGGGAGAACAACAGCACCAGCTAGGGGACATATTTTTTGATCAGATTGTACCAGAATTAGCCGCAAACCACATTCACTTATTGACCGCCTCAAAATTGAAATCTGATTTTTCTAAAGAGGTAGCAGAATACTTTAAAAAGAATCTAAAAAATAAATTAGACTCTCAATATGTGGAAGCCAGTAAGTCCAGTGATATATTTTTAAAAAATCAAAGCCTCTATTTCCTAGTCACTTTTAAAAATGAAAATCGTTACGGCGTCGTTGAAATACCCTCAACAGAGCAGGATCGATTTATATCCTTAGGTCAAAAAGATGAAGAACACTACCTCTGCTTTCTTGACGATATTATCAAGCTCCAATTGAAAAACATTTTTCCAGATGAAGAGGTTGTCGATAGTTACTCTATCAAACTGTCACGAGATGCAGAGCTGTATTTAGATCAAGATTTAGAAGGTGAATTGGCTGACAAAATATATGAATCTTTGCAGCAGCGCACTGATGGTCAACCTACCCGGTTCCTGTATGATGAGCGTATCCCAAAAGAGGTTATTAAAAACATTAGAAAAAGCCTAGGACTTGGAAAAATTGACATGGTCTCAGGGGGTACCTATCATAATTTCCACGATTTTTTCGGTTTTCCAGATCCTACAGATAATGAAGAGCTACATGCTCCAGATCTAAGGACTATAGAGCACAAGGCCTTGCACGGTAAAGATTATTTTGATGTGATTAAGCAAAAAGATCAGCTGGTTCATTTTCCATTCATGTCTTTTGATTACGTACAGCGGTTTATAGATCAGTCAGCGCTTGATCCTAAAGTGGAACATATAAAAATAAGTCTCTATCGTGTAGCAGATGAAAGTGCCTTGACTGATTCACTGCTAACTGCCTTGGAAAATGGTAAAAAAGTCACCGTTTTTGTAGAGGCTAAAGCCCGTTTTGATGAAGAAAATAACATCAAGTGGGGGCGTATTTTTGAAGAACATGGTGCTACCGTCATTTACAGTTATCCTAAAATTAAGGTACATAGTAAGGTACTGCTCGTTCTAAGAAAAGAGAATGGAAAGTTAAGAAGATACGCCTACATAGGTACTGGCAACTTTAATGCTAAAACCTCTAAAATTTACTGTGATCACGGACTGTTTACCGCACATAAAGGGATTACCAAGGATCTCTTGCGTGTTTTTCAAGTCTTGGAAGGCGATTTGATCATTCCTAGAGCTAAACATTTACTTATCTCCCCTTTTACTACCAGACGCACATTTGAAGAGTTGATACGAAGGGAGATTGACAGTGCCCAAAGTGGAAAAACAGCTAAAATCACAGCCAAAATGAATCAGCTGGAGGATCAAGGTATGATCAACTTACTTTATAAAGCCAGTCAGGCCGGTGTAGAAATCCGATTGATTGTTAGAGGGTTTACTTGTCTAGTTCCAGGGTTAGAAGGAATCAGTGAGAACATTGAGATGACTTCCATAGTAGATCGTTTTCTAGAACATGGCCGTATTTACAAGTTCCATAATAATGGAGAGCCACTTATTTTCATGGGAAGTGCGGACTGGATGTCCCGTAATCTGGATCGTCGAATTGAGGTGCTTACCCCTATCTACGACAATGATGTGTACCTGGAGTTGGATCAAATATTGAAGATCCAATTGCAAGACAATATTAAAGCAAGAATGCATACACCAGAAGAAGACAACCCAATGGTGGATGAAGAGGCTAGCGACATTGTGCGCTCCCAACAGGAGATTTACAAGTACTTAAAAAAGAAACACAAGCATAACTCATAA